DNA from Rhinoderma darwinii isolate aRhiDar2 chromosome 6, aRhiDar2.hap1, whole genome shotgun sequence:
GCTGCCGTTTCCTCACAACCCTAATTAATGAGGgagaaaaacatggcagctttcttcgagaaacagcgccacaccggtCCATGGGTCGTGCCAGGTATTGCAGCAAAACCCCACAAAACCTGTGtacaagtgtggcactgtttttgcaagaaagcagccatgctttTTTAATCCTGTACAACGCCTTTAATCACGTTttactgtggccggtgtttcagtaCTTGTAGATGATGAAGAATCCACAGGaaccaaaaaaactgtgaaacTGCAGCCAGCCACAAGAAGAGGAGATGCTGGGCAGCTGCTAATGAGAAGGTTATTGCGTGTTATATATGACGGTGCAGAATGTCCGATAATCCGGCACCATGGTAGCCCTGGATGCCAGATTATCGGAATTTTACCAAACTAGGTAATTGCAATTTAAGAACTCCATGATATAAACAGAAATGTGGGGGAAGCCTTAACAAAAACGTATTGTGAATGACCTCTCCACCCgttgaaaagagaaaaaaaaaaaaaacggaattcAATGTAGACAGATAAACGGAAAACGGCTGCAAATTAAGAAAATGGTTTTGATATGTAACACGAGATGGATCAGAGAAGACGCGGTCCGAGTTGCAGTCCGTTAGGGTTAATGTTCGGCTCCGGTTTCTCCGTCACATTCTGGGGTCTGCTGAAACGTCGTATCATGTCCCTGGACAGAGAATAAATATGGCTCCTTCCCTACGCCCTTCGTCAGGTCTGGATTATTGGGGTGATGCCGCTGTATATGTTTAACCACCTGGAACTTTTGTTTTGCCCGGTACGAGCAATACTGGCAGAAGAAAGGCTGCTGGTTGGTGTGGGTGAGGTAGTGATGGCGCAGGCCGGCGGGCCAGCGGAAGCCTCGTTGGCACACGTTGCAGACGTACGGTTTTTCCTCGCTGTGTTTTTTCAGATGTGTTTTGAGCAGGAAGCGAGTCTTAAAGGCTTTGCCGCATTGCTCGCAGATGAAAGAGCGCACGTCGCGGTGACGGGTCTCCCGATGGACGCGGAGCGCATCGgctctgttggtgcaatagtcgcATTCCTCGCACTGGTATGGCTTCACACCTAGAAACACAAGAGAAACTCACAAATTATAGATCTTCTCACATGGATCTATGACCTATCAGAAGATCATTTTGGCCCGATTTCCAGTTTAAATAGTCATACCCTCTAAGTAACTATTATTATACGGAGATAATGGGCACATTGTACCTGCATCAGGGTTTTCATTGGTAATAGTTTTGCTTACTCGATAGTTTCATGCTATCGAGTCTTCATGATTTTCCTGGCATTACGGTCTTTATCACAGCAGTGCCGTAAAGCATTGTGCATTTGCTCAGTGTTTTCCAGTAATGAGGACATCTAGTGGCCAATGTCAAAATTGCAACCTCAAGGATTTAAATATAGATTTTTCTGTGGATATTTTGGAGAAAACCATTTTACTACAATACAAATGGTTCCTAAACTTAGCAAGCAAAGAGATTGCAAGCTGATAACAGGAACAGATGTTTTtcttaaataaaacaataaatgtaATATCACGTGGTATCAAGtggattttttaaaattttgtttttttatctttacCTGTGTGTTTGGTCATGTGATATTTCAGCTGGTTGACCCATTTGCATTTGTAGCCACATTCTGGGCACAGGTAGTTCTTTTCGTCTTTGTGGATGCGCATGTGGTACTACAAagaacataaaatatatatatattatttttttcatacagcATGCGATTTCTGATATCAATAATCGAAAGGGGTATCCTCATGAAGACGACCCTTGTTTGTATGTCCGCTCGGGACCGCCCCTCTGTAAATCAGAATGGAGAGCCCCTGTGTAACAACGGCTCAAGCTCTGGCGGACACAGGCCATTAATATATTACACGGATGGCGATTCTGAAcgaccgccatgtaatactatatcGTTTATCTCGTCGAGGTTTCTCCCAGTAAAAACAGCTGTTTGCCGGGGGGTGTCGGGATCTGACCCACGCAATCCCATATGAAAAAGGTCGTCCTTTAATGATtattcatcacctatccacacGTCCGACCGCTATTTCCGGCAGCCCCACAGACAGTGAACGGAGCGGTGGCAGAGCATGCGCAGTCCCGCTCCATTCACATAAGGCACTCTGGAACCCTCGCTCTCGGGATCAGTGGGTGTCCCAGAggccggacccccatcgatcagacatttatcaactatcctgTGGACTGGTAATAAATGATCATTATGAGAAACCCCATTTAAGAACCGGTCCCCTCTACGACCTACGACATATGTAAAAGGGGTTTTTCAAAAGTCACTTGCCCCAAgtttaaataagaaaaaaaaaaaaagaaaaaaaaaaaaaaaacaacttactttAAGACGTGAAGGATCTGCGCAGGCGTAAGTGCAGAGGTGACACTTGTATGGTTTTTCCCCTGTGTGGATTCGGCTGTGCCACGTGATCTTCTGCTTATTCCGGGTGCTATATTCACAGTCTGAGCACTTGTAAACACGTGTGGCCCCGTGGCCCTTGACATGATGGTCATACACCAGTTGATGATGACAGGTGAAGGAGCAGAAAGGACAGCGCAGGGGGCCCTCATCCGCCTCTCCACCGGGCAGTGCGCTGCTCTCATGCTTCTCCGCGTAGTGATTGATGAGCTGCTGTCGGTCTCTGGCAGCATACTGGCACTGCTGGCAGTGGTGAGAAAAATGGGTTCTCCGATGTTCCTCCATTTCCTCCCTGCGAGAGAACGTCTCCTTACAAATGGTGCATTCCAGCTGGAGGTGCTGCTTCTGAACGTGGCATCGCAGCGTGGCCTGGCTGTGGCAGGAGAACTGGCACTGTGAACATTCATGAGTGGCTTTTTCCTGGTGCTTCCTCAGACTGTGCTGCTTTAACGCAGCCTCAGAGCTGAAACTCGCCTGGCAAACAGCGCAAGGGAAGACCTCTGTACCGCTATGGCAACTGCCCATGTGCCGGGCAACGTCATTCTGACTGTAGCCACTATAGTCACAGAGTTGGCAGAAGTGAGTGGGCTTCTTCTCGTGAACTCTTCTTTGGTGTAGCCTCAGTTTAGAGTTCGTGCCAAAGGTCCTACTGCAGGAATTGCAGGATATCCGACCGACCCCGGTATGGAGAGACTCGTGGGCTTCGAGCCGGTAACGTCTGGTGGTGCTGAAATCGCAATATCGGCACCGGTGAGGTTTGACTCCTTCGTGACGAATCCGCACGTGCTGCTTCATGCAACGCGGCTGCTTGCAAGTGAAGTCGCACTGTTTGCACTGCAGCCGCGCTCCACTCTGAGAATATTTCTGGTGCAGCCCTCGATGACCCTTTAAAGCGCCCGGTGACATGCACCGAAAAGAGCACAAAGGGCACTGGAGCTCGCCGGGTTTTAAGCAGCCTTTCTTCTTGTGGGTTTTCATGGCGCGTTCTTGGGTGCAAGTAAAGGCACAGGAAGGGCAAGAAAGACGATGgattctggtggagtcactcgaGTTCTTGCCGAACCTTCCATTATCTTCGGCCTCTTGGTCCGGATTTTGATGGTCTTCCCCTAAAGAGCTCTCGGGCAAGTCTCCCGTTTCTTGAACGTTCTCCGGTTCGCTGCGCTTCGCCTCAGATTGTAGGACCGTCGGACAAGGAGCGCTCCGTAACTCCCGGCAGTTCTGGTTGACGTGACCGCTTATTGTACATTGTCTGGAGCAGGAGTAGGAACAAAACAAGCAGTGGAACTTTCCTCCTTCCAGTCGGTAATTTTCATTGACAGAGTTCCTGTGGTCCCCCGATGGTGGTGATGATACCGCTGCACTTGTTTCATCATTATTTAGTATTCTTTCCGAAATATTGTCCTTAAATTGACCTTGGAATAAATCTTCATCAGGTTCTAAGGAAGATTCCCGAACAGAGCCGGTGTCTTCAGGACCATCTGCTGAAAGCCTAGCCGTATACTCACTGGCTCCCTCTACTGACATGGAGGACTTAAGACCAGATTTTTTCTTCTTCAGCCTCTCTGGACACTTCTTAAGAACGTGAGTATTAAGTCCTCTCTGCTGCTTAAAACgggccccacactccttgcacactAGAGAAGATTTGCGCAGGTGGCAGCCGGTCTTGGCGTGTTGGATGATACTTCCCTTCTTCTTAGTGATGTAGGAACATTTCTCGCATTTGTAAACCGGAGAATTGGACTGAACCACCAACATCTGGACTCGGCCTTCCAGAATGAGAGTTTCCGCTTGCTCCTTGTCCTGCTTTCTCAATGCCTTCAGGATGGACTCCGACCTACTACTCTCATCATCTGCTTCATCCAGAGGGACGGTGGTCGCTTCCACTTCTTGAACGTTGCTTTCATGGAGTTCACTGGATTCGCATACTATGGTCAGCTGGATGCCGCCCTTCACTACATCCGCCCAGGACTCTTGTACGTCTACAGAGAGGTCTCCGGGTTGGAGTTCCAGATTAGCGTTGACGTGGTCGGGAAGCTCGTCACCTTTCTCATTCATCTGGCAGAGGATTGAATCTTGGTTGTATTGCACCGTAACACAGACTCCATTTTCAACCTTCTCCTGATCATCCCCCATGTGAGAATCTGCCTCTTCCTCGTAGTCTTGGCCGCAGTTCCCATGATCCTCCACTGTCAAAGACTCGGAGAAGCAGAGAATTTCACCGCTGGCAGGAAGAGGATCATCACAAGCAACTAAAGTCTCCACAGAAGACTCTTTGACCAAGTTTTCATTGGACTCCGAAAGCTCAAGTCTTACCGGGTAGTCCTCCATATCTATACTGCAGGTTTCAACCGGTTCCAAGGTAATGGCGGCCAGTAGAGATTCATCTGCCGCTGAAATACCCCCGTCTCCAGCCGGTTCAGTCAGACCATCCACCTGCATGCATTCCGAGGTCTGTCCATTGAAAGTTTCCTCCACCCGGCCATCTAGCTCTGCTGGGTTACTGATCCGAGCCTGGTTTTCGGCAGAAGGAGGATGTGTGATCGGGGCCGATGCCTCCACTTTGTAAGGAAATAGCAAGTCCACGCTGTTGTTCTCCTGCTGCTTGCTGGCGTACCGCTCTAACCAATCTTGATCCCCCGGGACGTATCCATGGGACTTGCGCTTGTGGAAGAAGAGACTGGTATTGCTGAAAGTGCGGAAGGAGCAGAGGGCGCAGCAGAACTCTCTGTGTTTGGTGTGTTTGCCGTTCTCGTGGTTGCGCAACGTCTGCTTGTACTTGGTCTGGTAGCTGCAGTGCTGGCATTGGTACATGGTGATCTGGGGGGACTGAGAATGCTTCACTTGCATGTGTTTCTGAAGCTCCGTCTTGCGCTTGCACCCGAATCCGCAGATTTCACAGATCAGAGTCTTCCCCTGGTGCCGGAGCTTGTGGCTGCCGAGCTGGTCTGCGCGGTGACAGCGATAGGAACACTGGTTGCAACGGTACCTGATAAGATAAACACAGAAAAAAGTGATTTCATTGGATACACATACGAACGCAACGGAGACGACTCGTGTTTGTCATTATTCATACCATCAAGGCCTTAATGGATCGCTGAACCGAAATAACATTTAATATGGTTGACATGTGTgtttgtttctggaagttctaaggaaaaacaaaaaaaaactattctcaAGCAAAAATGGCTGACAACAGGGAACAAAAGAAAACCATTCAAATGAAGATAAAAATGTAGGTGTACTGTCCGTTTAAAGAGGAACGATCGCCTCTCCTGACGGGTCGGTTTttattaaatacttgtattccccataaaacaatcattctggagcatcttttcttagagctctgcATGGTGCcgttcctctgctattcctcctggaatTGCATGAATAAATTAGAGGTTACTATTCCTCCTGTCAattggggcgtgtccctacacaggcagacactgtccaatcagcgctcactagaGACGCTATTCGTTAACAACGGAATGGTAACACTCCCTGTCAAATTATTGATAAActtccaggagaaataacagaggaacgacagcAATTATCATAAGACAACAATATCTGtaggggcctaaaatatatttggaGGACGTTTACAGCTCAGATAAATGAACTTTAGGAAACTTCACACCATACGGGgtctcttaaggcccttttacacaggccaatgattaggcaaacgagcgttcccgGTCACTGCTCTGTGTAATCTGGGTAACGAACAAGCACTCATTAAATCAGCTGATAATATTTCTTTCTGCGTAAACAATATGACCgtggtcggcagcacgtctccatacattactgatcaaagCGCCTTGtaaaaggagaaaacgagcgccgatcgtccAGGCGTCTCGTCGATCAGCGCTCCTTTTTACACCCCATATTGGCCGGTGCAGAAGGACCCTTAAGGTGGTATTACACAGCCCGACGTGGggcgtgaaaacgagcgccgatcactgagacggctcgttgatcggctctcgtttgctcctatcacaaggagccatgtatggggaagagcgaccGTTACTccggacaacgataatagtttcggcatttaaaacgatacaaatcagccgatgaacgagcgtttgcccgataattggccggttcaacctctgggactcgcacctatcagacatttatggcagatcATGTGTTTATGGATCCCCATTAAGGGATTATtactattcaattttttttgcacagattcgtatgtttttttattattcccccaCATATGCCGAGTGTTAGGGAAGATGAAGGTACAGCTGGGCCCGGCTTCTCTGATGAATCAATAAAAAAGTACGGACAGCGTAGAAAATAATTCATGTATTCCCTTTGTGGTGAAATGGATACTGATCTGTCCCAGTTTCATCAGTGTTGTATTTGGTGAGAAACATAAAAGATATAATGTAAAAGTAAAggacaaaataaaaattcaaaatgcAATTGGCTACAAATAATAATTGCGCTAAAAGTCTATCTTTACCTTAGAACAGCATTTCACAGTTGACATATGTATTATAGTCAagagctgcaatcacaattctGCAAGCATCAGAGTTTAAATATCCcggcattccctgcttgttcagcaTCTGTACAGAAGTTTGCCCTGGTAATTTGCATTCAGGTGTAATTTTTGCAGCAGGCTCTCTACAGTAATCGGAAAAACTAACTGTGCCCtgtattataggagctcagcggGTTAAGAGTGTGTTTGACGACAAGCTTGCTGATTGCTTCCAACAacaactagcagaatagtgaatggagtataatacaggatgtaactcaggatcagtacaggataagtaatgtaatgtatgtacacagtgactccaccagcagaatagtgagtgcagctctggagtataatacagggggtaactcaggatcagtacaggataagtaatgtaatgtatgtacacagtgactccaccagcagaatagcgagtgcagctctggagtataatacaggatgtaactcaggatcagtacaggataagtgatgtaatgtatgtacacagtgactccaccagcagaatagcgagtgcagctctggagtataatataggatgtaactcaggatcagtacaggataagtaatgtatgtacacagtgactcctccagcagaatagtgagtgcagctctggggtataatacagtatgtaactcaggatcagtacaggataagtaatataatgtatgtacacagtgactccaccagcagaatagtgagtgcagccctggagtataatgcgtgatgtaactcaggatcagtacaggataagtaatgtaatgtatgtacacagtgactcctccagcagaatagtgagtgcagctctggagtataatatgtgatgtaactcaggatcagtacaggataagtaatgtaatgtatgtacacagtgactcctccagcagaatagtgagtgcagctctgcagtataatataggatgtaactcaggatcagtacaggataagtaatgtaatgtatgtacacagtgactcctccagcagaatagtgagtgcagctctggagtataatatttgatgtaactcaggatcagtacaggataagtaatgtaatgtatgtacacagtgactcctccagcagaatagtgagtgcagctctggagtataatacgtgatgtaactcaggatcagtacaggataagtaatgtaatgtatgtacacagtgactcctccagcagaatagtgagtgcagctctggagtataatacaggatgtaactcaggatcagtacaggataagtgatgtaatgtatgtacacagtgactccaccagcagaatagcgagtgcagctctggagtataatataggatgtaactcaggatcagtacaggataagtaatgtatgtacacagtgactcctccagcagaatagtgagtgcagctctggggtataatacaggatataactcaggatcagtacaggataagtaatataatgtatgtacacagtgactcctccagcagaatagtgagtgcagctctggggtataatacaggatataactcaggatcagtacaggataagtaatataatgtatgtacacagtgactccaccagcagaatagtgagtgcagccctggagtataatgcgtgatgtaactcaggatcagtacaggataagtaatgtaatgtatgtacacagtgactcctccagcagaatagtgagtgcagctctggagtataatatttgatgtaactcaggatcagtacaggataagtaatgtaatgtatgtacacagtgactcctccagcagaatagtgagtgcagctctggagtataatacgtgatgtaactcaggatcagtacaggataagtaatgtaatgtatgtacacagtgactcctccagcagaatagtgagtgcagctctggagtataatacgtgatgtaactcaggatcagtacaggataagtaatgtaatgtatgtacacagtgactcctccagcagaatagtgagtgcagctctggagtataatataggatgtaactcaggatcagtacaggataagtaatgtaatgtatgtacacagtgactcctccagcagaatagtgagtgcagctctggagtataatataggatgtaactcaggatcagtacaggataagtaatgtatgtacacagtgactcctccagcagaatagtgagtgcagctctggggtataatacaggatataactcaggatcactacaggataagtaatgtaatgtatgtacactgactccaccagcagaatagtgagtgcagctctggcgtataatacaggatgtaactcaggatcagcacaggataagtaatgtaatgtatgtacacagtgattccaccagcagaatagtgagtgcagctctggagtataatacgggatgtaacccaggatcagtacaggataagtaatgtatgtacacagtgactccaccagcagaatagtgagtgcagctctggagtataatacgggatgtaacccaggatcagtacaggataagtaatgtatgtacacagtgactccaccagcagaatagtgagtgcagctctggagtataatacgggatgtaacccaggatcagtacaggataataatgtaatgtatgt
Protein-coding regions in this window:
- the ZNF142 gene encoding zinc finger protein 142 — encoded protein: MSEDGLVGASDWTGQSCEELVLQSLANAGGQMEDFMEENAPAGDPVELQSSFIQDNDPSQIDGVSLNTAEQPIFGTYDGECSEDLGKSSVLNASLLPQDVGCHLEDSAIPDCPSISLNDPQILIQDQVIRPDENCDEVKTDALTCPVCRQDFTTPSELKEHFRSHPRPMQDFSCWQSDCQFLAQDLKRFQSHLRREHNLTPVSCSHRTCRLLFPSREEMSRHFRNHFPFHCNQCDFVSSNSKVFSQHRKSHFNPGEPYFTLEEPESRLPLVLDPLTDDPPGKHFLGNVPPSNVVNHNSVSGLRCRKRRKTSQKGESENPEINSNEENESHAPGKRSPTRLQVTRGIENGKEQLYKTHMCPECKRCFKKRTHLADHLHLHFPDPNLQCPNCRKFFTSRNKLKIHMMREAGEKVHSCPLCDYSAVEKNALNRHMASIHEGVSNFYSDTYSCPVCQETFKLSQALKDHMKGHKTEQKMRCLQQGCDRALSDRKDFLQHLKESHGIQAVECRYHACSLLFKSREEMERHCKNHYAFHCQDCDFVCSNKHMFRKHKKRGHPGKEELVCRFCPYKSFNPVEYADHVGKMHANEKIHRCGDCDFATAHKRVLMRHMLLHTGEKPHKCSQCDFMCRDISYLSKHMLTHSTDKNYMCTECGYITKWKHYLNVHMRKHSGDLRYRCNQCSYRCHRADQLGSHKLRHQGKTLICEICGFGCKRKTELQKHMQVKHSQSPQITMYQCQHCSYQTKYKQTLRNHENGKHTKHREFCCALCSFRTFSNTSLFFHKRKSHGYVPGDQDWLERYASKQQENNSVDLLFPYKVEASAPITHPPSAENQARISNPAELDGRVEETFNGQTSECMQVDGLTEPAGDGGISAADESLLAAITLEPVETCSIDMEDYPVRLELSESNENLVKESSVETLVACDDPLPASGEILCFSESLTVEDHGNCGQDYEEEADSHMGDDQEKVENGVCVTVQYNQDSILCQMNEKGDELPDHVNANLELQPGDLSVDVQESWADVVKGGIQLTIVCESSELHESNVQEVEATTVPLDEADDESSRSESILKALRKQDKEQAETLILEGRVQMLVVQSNSPVYKCEKCSYITKKKGSIIQHAKTGCHLRKSSLVCKECGARFKQQRGLNTHVLKKCPERLKKKKSGLKSSMSVEGASEYTARLSADGPEDTGSVRESSLEPDEDLFQGQFKDNISERILNNDETSAAVSSPPSGDHRNSVNENYRLEGGKFHCLFCSYSCSRQCTISGHVNQNCRELRSAPCPTVLQSEAKRSEPENVQETGDLPESSLGEDHQNPDQEAEDNGRFGKNSSDSTRIHRLSCPSCAFTCTQERAMKTHKKKGCLKPGELQCPLCSFRCMSPGALKGHRGLHQKYSQSGARLQCKQCDFTCKQPRCMKQHVRIRHEGVKPHRCRYCDFSTTRRYRLEAHESLHTGVGRISCNSCSRTFGTNSKLRLHQRRVHEKKPTHFCQLCDYSGYSQNDVARHMGSCHSGTEVFPCAVCQASFSSEAALKQHSLRKHQEKATHECSQCQFSCHSQATLRCHVQKQHLQLECTICKETFSRREEMEEHRRTHFSHHCQQCQYAARDRQQLINHYAEKHESSALPGGEADEGPLRCPFCSFTCHHQLVYDHHVKGHGATRVYKCSDCEYSTRNKQKITWHSRIHTGEKPYKCHLCTYACADPSRLKYHMRIHKDEKNYLCPECGYKCKWVNQLKYHMTKHTGVKPYQCEECDYCTNRADALRVHRETRHRDVRSFICEQCGKAFKTRFLLKTHLKKHSEEKPYVCNVCQRGFRWPAGLRHHYLTHTNQQPFFCQYCSYRAKQKFQVVKHIQRHHPNNPDLTKGVGKEPYLFSVQGHDTTFQQTPECDGETGAEH